The Oncorhynchus tshawytscha isolate Ot180627B unplaced genomic scaffold, Otsh_v2.0 Un_scaffold_6295_pilon_pilon, whole genome shotgun sequence sequence ggtaaggtaaggtagggtaagggtaagggtaaggtaaggtagggtagggtagggtatggtaaggtagggtaaggtagggtaaggtagggaacgggggtaaggtaaggtaaggtaaggtaagataAGATAAGGTAGGGTAagataaggtaaggtagggtaaggtaaggtaaggtaaggtagggtaagataagataaggtagggtaaggtagggtaaggtagggtaaggtaaggtaaggtaaggtaaggtaaggtaaggtaaggtagggtagggtagggtagggtatggtaaggtagggtagggtaaggtaaggtaaggtggggtaaggtaaggtaagataAGATAAGAAGGGGAGGTTAAGTAACGTCAAGTAAACAGTGAAGAGCAGCTTACCGTAAACCTCCTAACTTCTCCGTTATCCACCAGGTGGTGTTCGTGCTCAGGCGTTATGGCGTAGGCCAGTCTCTACAGGAAGACAGGACGGGAATCACTTACCAAAGAAACTAACTTGTCTTCATTATACAAATCATTGTGCATTAATTACCAAGCTGGATATTCATATTTGCTGGTGATGTTATAGCTCACCAACCATATTGCTCACCTACCGAATAAATATGTGTCACTGTCAGTGTTGACATTTCTGTGCAGTGATATTGATAAAAGTGGGCATCACTTTGGTTAAAGGTGTCTGATAAATCACCATAGCAGCATATATCAATACAAACCAGACTTCCCACTTATATAAACCAGACTTATATAAACCAGACTTATATAAACCAGACTTATATAAACCAGACTTATATAAACCAGACTTATATAAACCAGACTTATATAAACCAGACTTATATAAACCAGACTTATATAGACCAGACTTCCCACTTGCATAAACCAGACTTATATAAACCAGACTTATATAAACCAGACTTATATAAACCAGACTTATATAAACCAGACTTCCCACTTGTATAAACCAGACTTATATAAACCAGACTTATATAGACCAGACTTATATAGACCAGACTTATATAAACCAGACTTATATAAACCAGACTTATATAAACCAGACTTATATAAACCAGACTTATATAGACCAGACTTCATCCACTTTGCATAAACCAGACTTATATAAACCAGACTTATATAAACCAGACTTATATAAACCAGACTTATATAAACCAGACTTCCCACTTGTATAAACCAGACTTATATAAACCAGACTTATATAGACCAGACTTATATAGACCAGACTTATATAAACCAGACTTATATAAACCAGACTTATATAAACCAGACTTATATAAACCAGACTTATATAAACCAGACTTACATCACAGAACTTTCCAGGTAAGGTGCACATCTTGTAGATGGCATAGAGAGGCACCATGGTCATGGAGGATATAGCCAAGCACCAGCCAATCATGTTGGCCCATATGGGAAACGTGTACGTCCCGTAGTTAGGAGGGTTAAAGGTCGCGAAGCTCACCACCACCATGAACTGGAGAAACagagggttatggggttaggacACTTTCCTGTTTCAAGTCAAAAGGACGCTTATGGACTAGCCTCTACTGAAGCTAGCAAACTGTAGTTAATGCCTAGACCTTGGTGTGCATGACTGAGAGCTGTCATAAGGACACTTATGGACTAGCCTCTACTGAAGCTAGCAAACAGTAGTTAATGCCTAGACCTTGGTGTGCATGACTGAGAGCTGTCATAAGGACACTTATGGACTAGCCTCTACTGAAGCTAGCAAACTGTAGTTAGTGCCTAGACCTTGGTGTGCATGACTGAGAGCTGTCATAAGGACACTTATGGACCAGCCTCTACTGAAGCTAGCAAACTGTAGTTAGTGCCTAGACCTTGGTGTGCATGACTGAGAGCTGTCATAAGGACACTTATGGACCAGCCTCTACTGAAGCTAGCAAACAGTAGTTAGTGCCTAGACCTTGGTGTGCATGACTGAGAGCTGCATGTGGACTATTCACCTGGTTCCATTTTGCACCAGGTAAACTAAAAAATACTTGCCATGTTTGACCCAGGTGTTTCTCTCTTCATGAACTCACCAGGAGGAAGCACGGACTGACAAACTTCCAGCACAGTCTCCAGTACAGGCCTGGTCTCTGTCCAATCATCTCCTCGATGTCGTCACTGAACCGATCCACTCCTGAAGGGAAGAGTTCAAACTGTAGCAGTTAAAAACGTGTGACGGTCCGTCATTATAACCAGGGTCGGGGTCAATTCAAATTGGAAgctttcaattcaggaagtttaaaaaaaaaaaatttttaaaagACCATCGATTCTCAATAGACTTAAAAGTAAAAGCTATTTATTTTTAAAAGGTTTTCTTTTCATTTTTGAAGTTTAAAATCAAAatcactttctgaattgactacCTTCAATTCGAATTGAACCCTTAACCTGATCAAAACCCTTGAGTTGTCATTCACAGAGCAAAGAGACGGAAAGGGGAGGTTTCTACCACAGCAGACAGGAAGCCTTGAGGATTAGCAATagttgtctttgtgttctctcgTTCTGAGGAAACGACAGTACATTGGAAATACAAGGATATTAACATTCTGGTAGCGTGTTTAATACCACCAGCATCCAGTCCCTTTCCTCATCTAGGCTTCTCCTCACTCAACCTTCTGTCTTTGTTCCTTGCCTGGGAGGCACTTCTCAAAGCCCAGGCATAATCCCAATGTGACTGGAGCCTATGGAGAGCAGGCAGCTGTTCCTGTGGAGGGCACAGGGTGCCACAGCCACCTGTCAGTAGAGATGGAGCCAGGGAAAAGGCCCGGAGAAGCCTGGGGCTAAAGTAGTCTGCCCTCCCAGGCTGAGGCCACCACGGTAGGGCAGCAAGCTGACCACACTGACCCCCGAGCCACAAGGCTGGTtagacatacacaaacacacacatgaatgcacacacacgcacacacacacacacacacacacacacacagcactgtctGGACCCCCTGACCAGCAGTATAGTAGATCAGACTAGCAGTCTAAACCAGAAGTGAGCTTTGGAGACGTTCTTTTTTAACCTGAATTCACTCTGGAGACGTTGCTGTAAAATGCCTGTGGGTTTTCAGATAACTTCAATGTTGTCTGAGCAAAGCAAGTCGCTCGTCGTACTGTAGTGTCACACAAGAAAGTGTAAAGGAAAGACGAAAATACGGTGATGAGCTTTTAATGCGCCTTTTCAATAAACaccgagggtcttattctggtgatgaTTGaggcttggctgccatttgacaaatacaaatctaTCTCTTATCCATAATTATCTCTGAAGGAGATACCTCTACCTGCACTGTTGACTAGATTATCTCTGAAGGAGATACCTCTACCTGCACTGTTGACTAGATTATCTCTGAAGGAGATACCTCTACCTGCACTGTTGACTAGATTATCTCTGAAGGTAGCCTACCTGCACTGTGGGCTAGATTATCTCTGAAGGAGATACCTCTACCTGCACTGTTGACTAGATTATCTCTGAAGGAGATACCTCTACCTGCACTGTTGACTAGATTATCTCTGAAGgtagcctacctgcactgttgaCTAGATTATCTCTGAAGGAGATACCTCTACCTGCACTGTTGACTAGATTATCTCTGAAGGTAGCCTACCTGCACTGAGGCTAGATTATCTCTGAAGGAGATACCTCTACCTGCACTGTTGACTAGATTATCTCTGAAGGAGATACCTCTACCTGCACTGTTGACTAGATTATCTCTGAAGGAGATACCTCTACCTGCACTGTTGACTAGATTATCTCTGAAGGTAGCCTAAGGATTATCTCTGAAGAGATACCTTACCTGCACTGTTGACTAGATTATCTCTGAAGGAGCTCTACCTGCACTGTTGACTAGATTATCTCTGAAGATTATCTCTGAatagcctacctgcactgttgaCTAGATTATCTCTGAAGGAGATACCTCTACCTGCACTGTTGACTAGATTATCTCTGAAGGTAGCCTACCTGCACTGTGGGCTAGATTATCTCTGAAGGAGATACCTCTACCTGCACTGTTGACTAGATTATCTCTGAAGGAGATACCTCTACCTGCACTGTTGACTAGATTATCTCTGAAGGAGATACCTCTACCTGCACTGTTGACTAGATTATCTCTGAAGGTAGCCTACCTGCACTGTGGGCTAGATTATCTCTGAAGGTAGTAGCCTCTGAAGgtagcctacctgcactgttgaCTAGATTATCTCTGAAGGAGATACCTCTACCTGCACTGTTGACTAGATTATCTCTGAAGGTAGCCTACCTGCACTGTGGGCTAGATTATCTCTGAAGGagcctacctgcactgttgaCTAGATTATCTCTGAAGgtagcctacctgcactgttgaCTAGATTATCTCTGAAGGAGATACCTCTACCTGCACTGTTGACTAGATTATCTCTGAAGGTAGTCTACCTGCACTGTTGGCTAGATTATCTCTGAAGgtagcctacctgcactgttgaCTAGATTATCTCTGAAGgtagcctacctgcactgttgaCTAGATTATCTCTGAAGGAGATACCTCTACCTGCACTGTTGACTAGATTATCTCTGAAGGAGATACCTGAAGgtagcctacctgcactgttcTACCTGCACTGTTGACTAGATTATCctagcctacctgcactgttgactagcctacctgcactgttgaTTATCTCTGAAGGTAGGAGATATCTCTGAAGGAGatagcctacctgcactgttgaCTAGATTATCTCTGAAGGAGATACCTCTACCTGCACTGTTGACTAGATTATCTCTGAAGgtagcctacctgcactgttgaCTAGATTATCTCTGAAGgtagcctacctgcactgttgaCTAGATTATCTCTGAAGGAGATACCTCTACCTGCACTGTTGACTAGATTATCTCTGAAGGAGATACCTCTACCTGCACTGTTGACTAGATTATCTCTGAAGgtagcctacctgcactgttgaCTAGATAATCTCTGAAGgtagcctacctgcactgttgaCTAGATTATCTCTGAAGgtagcctacctgcactgttgaCTAGAGCACACGTGTCAAGaccagaggcacacacacacacacacacacatccctgcgtCACCCGACACACAAACCATATGACGCCACATTTGTTGTGACAAAATCGTCAGTAAGGTTGAAAATGTGATGGGAATCCATTTTTTGTTTCAGTACATGGGAATTGAACAGCAAAAGTTATTGTAAtgttcactacatcatcacacacagccgtctatctgcaacaagtcaactTGAGGTGAACACACCTCTGGCGGCAAAATTAGCATTTTGTTTTTATGCAAATTATGCCCGATTTTTtaaatattcgcatgaaaatctggcGTCACTTGGATGGAAAACTATCTTATAAGGGACTTTGTTGGGCCTCCACAATCAATTTGAGATACTTTGGGCTTATTTGAAAAGGATGCTAGAGAAATGCTATTGTCGGTAGCCacgacttgaatgggatttgtgacACAGATGCTAACGCGTTAGCGTGCGGAAACAATGCCAGGGGAAATAAAAACCAAAGTATGGATTGATGTCAAACCTCGTCCGTAGACTGTTTTACGGGGTTAGGAAACCAATGTGTCGTTTTGTCATTTGGGTGTACTATCCCTTTAAGTTAGAATTGAAAGACACGGCACAAGGGAATCTTCCATCGGGCCTAGCTTATATTTCTGACATCCCAGTATCATCAGAACCACAacagaccccccccaaaaaacccaTCAATCTTTACACCACAGACTGGGATGTTGACCTCAGATATTCAATATCAATACACTATTATTTgtatgtaatgtgtctctgtccactctaaacaCCTAAACACTAAATAGTAATACGGAccatacactctgagtggcagaaACACACCAGAGACAGGCGGTTTACCTCCCGGTCCTCTGACAGCTAATGAGGTGGTGTTGCATGGCGGCACAGCAGAGGAAGATCTAGACTGATATCCCATCAGACCCTATCAATGGCCTAATGGGGCATCAGCTTGGATAGCCATGAAGAGCTAAGagtctcccctcctcacctcttcctccctccctcctcctcactcctcacctcctcctcctccctcctcacctcctcctcctccctcctcacctcctccctccctccctcctccctcccctccctccctccctccctccctcctcctcctccccctcctccctcctcctccctcctcctccctccctcctccctcctcacctcttcctccctccctccctcctccctccctccctctcctccctcctccccctcctcctccctccctccctcctccctccctcctcctccctcctcacctcctcctccctccctcctcccctcctcctctcctcctccctccctctcctcctcctcctccctcctccccctccccttcctccctccctccctcctcctcctcctctcctccctccccctcctccctccctcctcacctcctccctccctcctccctcccctcacctcatcctcctcatcctcctcctcccctcctcccccctccctccctcctcacctcctcacctccctcccacctcctccctcaccctcctcctcctctcctcctcctcacccctccctccctccctcctcctcctctcctcaccctcctcctccctcacctcctcctcctcctcttccctccctcctcacccctcacctcctcctcctccctccctcctcctcctcctccctccctcctcacctcctcacctcctccctcccctcccttctcccctccctccctcccctccctcctcctcctcctctccctcctcctccctcctcctcctcacctcctcctccctcctcacccctccctccctccccctccctccctccctccctccctccctccctcctccctcctcctcctcctccctcctccccctccctcctcctccctcctcctccctcctcacctcttcctccctccctcctcctcctcctcacctcctcctcctccctccctccctcccctccctcctcctcctcacctcctccctccctcctcatccctcctcctcctcacctcctccctcctcctccctcctcatctcctccctccctcctcacttctcacctcctccctcctccctccctcctccctccctcctcctccctcctcacctcctccctccctcctccctccctcctcactcctcacctcctccctccctcctcctccctcctcctcctcacctcctccctcctcctcctccctcctcacctcctcctccctcctcctcctccctccctccctccctccctcccctcctctcctcctcctcctcctccctactcaccCACCCTCACTCCTCTTCTTCTGTAGAACAAGACAGGAGTCCCCCCATCCCATCtcctccttacccctcctcttctgTAGAATCAGGAAGGGGTCCCTTCTCCTCCCACTACCCACCCTCCTACTCCCTACACCTCACCGGATAACTAGGCAGGAGCACCCCTTCCTGTTCCTTTCCTCGTTCcgctccttccccctcctcctactcctccccccACCTGCTTTCCCCTCCTCACCGTAGAACCAGGCGATGCCAATGGCCTCAATAAGCACTCCAAAGAGAATGGATGTCCCAGCAGCAAAATGGTCCAGCAGAGTGAACACATAGATACCaccctggagaggaggggaggagagaggaggggaggggaggggaggggagaggagagggaggaggggaggagaggagagagagagaggagagagagagaggagaggagagagagagagagagagagagagagagaggagaggagagagagaggagaggagaggagaggagaggagaggagaggagaggagaggagaggagaggagaggagaggagaggagaggagaggagaggagaggagaggagaggagaggagaggttccATTTGATGTCTCTTATATTAGCCATGTGTCATTCATGCAAATTCCTTAGATGCTTGAGGAATAACTTTACGCACACATCTTTTTCGTCCACTTACATTAGTGACACAGAACAGTGAGATGAGGAAGGTGGACACAACGATGAAGAGGGTGAAGAGTTCCCGGTGTTTGTGGAGAAACTTGAACTCATCCATCAATCCTGTGATCACTGACTCCATCCCTCCCATCTAGAGACCAGagacagagcacagaacacagagcacagaacatagaacagagaacacagaacacagaacacagagcacagaacatagaacacagaacacagaacacagaacacagaacacagaacacagaacacagaacacagaacacagaacacagagcacagaacat is a genomic window containing:
- the LOC112257005 gene encoding sodium-dependent dopamine transporter-like; the encoded protein is PGLVFIIYPEAIATLPGSSVWAVIFFIMLLTLGIDSAMGGMESVITGLMDEFKFLHKHRELFTLFIVVSTFLISLFCVTNGGIYVFTLLDHFAAGTSILFGVLIEAIGIAWFYGVDRFSDDIEEMIGQRPGLYWRLCWKFVSPCFLLFMVVVSFATFNPPNYGTYTFPIWANMIGWCLAISSMTMVPLYAIYKMCTLPGKFCDRLAYAITPEHEHHLVDNGEVRRFTLQHWMVI